The Tenrec ecaudatus isolate mTenEca1 chromosome 7, mTenEca1.hap1, whole genome shotgun sequence genome window below encodes:
- the LOC142452456 gene encoding TIMELESS-interacting protein-like, with protein sequence MEPQENGLMELPDYEHVEDETFPPFPPPPSPEGEDGEVAEPLDEELEGRTPVPVPPKRIVKRNIPKLDAQRLISERGLPTLRRVFDKTKFKGKGHEAEDLKKLIRHMEHWAHRLFPKLKFEDFVDRVEYLGNKKEVQTCLKRIRLDLPIVHEDFISNKDEGGDGSDHDVPATDLDPFMTNLSESERAAPEPSRSLTEEERQRIERNKQLALERRQAKLLSNSQSLGDYLLMDTPEAPSAEVNADEDQTEGPSGLNEDMTENPHNGAASTTNAEDELQCEKMQREQRL encoded by the coding sequence ATGGAACCCCAGGAGAATGGCCTGATGGAGCTACCAGATTATGAGCATGTGGAAGATGAAacgtttcctcctttcccacctccACCCTCTCCCGAGGGAGAAGATGGGGAAGTTGCTGAACCCCTCGATGAAGAGCTAGAGGGAAGAACACCTGTCCCTGTGCCTCCAAAGAGGATAGTGAAGAGGAACATCCCCAAGCTGGATGCCCAGAGGTTAATTTCAGAACGAGGGCTTCCAACCTTACGGCGTGTGTTCGATAAGACAAAATTCAAAGGTAAAGGTCACGAGGCTGAAGACTTGAAGAAGCTAATCAGACACATGGAGCACTGGGCACATAGGCTCTTCCCTAAACTGAAATTTGAAGATTTTGTTGACAGAGTCGAATACCTGGGGAATAAAAAGGAAGTTCAGACCTGTTTAAAACGAATCCGACTTGATCTCCCTATTGTACATGAAGATTTTATTAGCAATAAAGATGAAGGAGGGGACGGTAGCGACCATGATGTGCCTGCCACCGACTTAGATCCTTTTATGACGAACCTATCTGAAAGTGAGAGGGCTGCTCCGGAGCCCAGTAGAAGCCTAACGGAAGAGGAGCGACAAAGAATCGAGAGGAATAAACAGCTGGCCTTGGAGAGAAGACAGGCAAAGCTACTGAGCAACAGCCAGTCCCTAGGCGATTACTTGCTCATGGACACTCCGGAGGCCCCTTCTGCGGAGGTTAACGCAGACGAAGATCAAACAGAGGGGCCAAGTGGACTGAATGAAGACATGACAGAAAACCCACATAATGGTGCTGCCAGTACTACAAATGCTGAGGATGAATTACAGTGCGAGAAAATGCAGCGGGAACAACGGCTTTAA